In Lolium rigidum isolate FL_2022 chromosome 7, APGP_CSIRO_Lrig_0.1, whole genome shotgun sequence, the DNA window atcatgagcaaactcaacaatataactatcacataaagcattcttatcatgagtctcatgcataaaattattactctccacataggcataatcaattttattagttgtagagggagcaaattcaacaaagtagctatcattattattctcatcaagtgtaggaggcatagtataatcacaacaaaatttactctccatagtaggtggcaccaaaagaccactatcattatcatcataaataggaggcaaagtatcgtcaaagaaaattttctcctcaatgcttgggggactaaaaagatcatgaaaaccagcttccccaagcttagaactttctatatcattatcaacaatggtgttcaaagcgttcatactaatattactaccaagcatgcaaataagatttcataggttttttaattttcgcatcaaacaatccatgttttaaatcaggaaatagaataagaagctcattgttgtccattatgccaaactagtgtaaacaagaaaaaaaaagatgcaattgcaggatctaaaggaaatagcttcgagcacaaacacaatggcgccagaaaagtactgttacctggaaccggagtatgagtgcctttttacctttcctcccggcaacggcgccggaaaatagcttgatgtctacgggagcttctattcttgtagacagtgttgggcctccaagagcagaggtttgtagaacagcgagcaagtttcccttaagtggatcacccaaggtttatcgatctcggggaggaagaggtcaaagatatccctctcatgcaaccccgcaaccacaaagcaagaagtctcttgtgtccccaacacacctaataggtgcactagttcggcgaagagatagtgaaatacaggtggtatgaataagtagtagcaacggcaccgtaaaagtgctttgcccaggacgagtaaacaagtagtagtaacgcagcaagtagtaacgcgaaaaaacaagtaaacaagcagacgatagcgatatttaggaacaaggcctagggattagactttcactagtggacactctcaactttgatcacataacggaatagataaatgcatactctacactcttgttggatgatgaacacattgcgtaggattacacgaaccctcaatgtcggagttaacaagctccacaataatgctcatattttagtaacctttagtgtaagatagatcaaaagactaaaccaagtactaacatagcatgcacactcgtcaccttcatgcatatgtaggaggaatagatcacatcaatattatcatagcaatagttaacttcgcaatctacaagagatcatgatcatagcataaaccaagtactaacacggtgcacacactgtcacctttgcacacgtgcaggaggaataaaactactttaataacattgctagagtagcacatagataaattgtgatacaaacacattgcaatcataaagagatataaataagcacctcactatgccattcatcagtgaataagtattctgtgaaatatagcctaagagacccacacggtgcacacaccgtcacctttacacacgtgggacaaggagtctccggagatcacataggtaaaactcacttgactagcataatgacatctagattacaagcatcatcatatgaatctcaatcatgtaaggcagctcatgagattattgtattgaagtacataggagagagatgaaccacatagctaccggtacagccccgagcctcgatggagaactactccctcctcatgggagcagcagcggtgatgaagatggcgatggagatggcagcggtgtcgatggagaagccttccgggggcacttccccgctccggcagggtgccggaacagagactcctgtcccccagatcttggcttcgcgatggcggcggctctggaaggttttccgtatcgtggtttttcgcatcaggggtttcacgaaggaggctttatataggcgaagaggcggcgcaggagggtcgaaggggtggccacaccatatggcggcgcggccagggcctgggccacgccggcctatggtctgggggcccagtgcccccctctggtccttcccgggtgttctggatgcttccggtgaaaataggaacctgggtcttcgtttcgtccaattccgagaatatttcgttactaggatttcgaaaccaaaaacagcagaaaacgagaactggcacttcggcatcttgttaataggttagttccagaaaatgcacgaatatgacataaagtgtgcataaaacatgtaggtatcatcaataatatggcatagaacataagaaattatcgatacctcggagacgtatcagtgggctttgatttttccagatctaagatggaatcttccttgggaagttcctgcgtctcagatcggatcttcgcgactgcgtcctactctgcggcggtcgcgtcagcgctacttaccagtgggtttccgtcggaatcgacggtttccccgatgaagatgtgtatgccgccaactgggacgatggagagcttgatggggtcagtcttggccggaatccagcactcatccggagggacgatcagcAGATTTCCGgcataaaggacgcgccccacagcgatggtgtcgtcgtagcttcccatggcggaaccctcccggttccgtccTCCAGACGcctctggccccacggtgggcgccaaccgtcgttgcctaatcgacggtacctcggaggagggatcctcacgagggggagaagaagtaggggccatagggcggagtgcacacgggacggtggtacgcgatttacctagcttcggaacacctgcacgatgacagggcctactgctgcttgtctggaattatctgggcgctttcgcgttgttacaatgagttgtggttgtgcctctagggctcccgggatccggcttataaaggcgcatggatctagggtttacatggaaagtcctagccggaatacaagttgcctaactacggtataatgtcttgccgtgtacgtcaaggatccgccttcctctaagaacgtgctggatccggatacttcatgggctgtcatggatccggcctccttcgtaggtcggttgagatccggcttctcgttccctgggctggacttcatccttcaggatctacagcaactgggccacccgatgagccacatgcctcatcaccaactatggaccacccgggcttgccggatctaggccacgccgttgatatacccataaagtatacccacaacagtatgtGACATGATTTTTGTTCGAGCTCTCGGCAGAAATTAAGGACCAAACGATCCAACCATATACCGGTAGATAATGACAATGTACGCTGGCGATGGCAAAGCTCAATTCATAATTCATCAACTTACAAGGGGACTGAAAAGCACAATGCTAGCATCAACAAACCAAGGGAGATACGTGATGGATGCTTCCTACATATGCATCCACCCATACTCcataaacacacacacacactcaatcAAACACCAAAACGCCGTCGGCGCACGCAGTCGCAGATACATGCATGCGACATGCATGGCCATGTAGCAGCTATTTTATTGTAGCAAACACACGCTAATTAAGAGGAAAATGATTTATAGcaggctagctagctagctaccgATCGATGGATGGCCGGCTCGATCATGGAGACTCGGAGCCGGGGCGGAAGGGGTTGGGCACCTCGAAGCCTGGGTTGGGCACCCAGGTGTCGTCGGCGCCGGGGAGGAACTGCCCGTTGGCGGCGGCCGGGATGCTGTGGTCCAGCCCGCCGAGGTCCGGCCTGTAGTGGGTGCCCAGCTCGTACCGCCCGATCCCCGGGATCAGCACCGTCGCCTCCTGGAACGTCTCCGGCCGCTtcaccgcgtccgccgccgcggccacgGGCTTCTCCGCCGGGACACCTCGCGCCGCCGAGCCCAGCTGGGCGAAGCACGCCGCGGCCACTAGGACCGCGAGGATCAGCAGAGACGCCGACTTGGCCATGCCGATCGTCGATCGGGTCACTAGCTAGGTGTGATGGCGGCTAGTTGGTAGAGCTAGCGAGTGAGTGAGCTTTGCTAGCTGCTGTCCCGATCGCTGGCTGTTGCTTTCGTTGTGGTGGATGGTGATCGCCACGGCGAGCTTATATAGAGCGCGCGGAATCGAGCCTACACTACATCACAGTATAAGATTTGGGGCATTTCAAAGTGCCCTAAATTTAAATCAAAGTGCCACTAATTAGCTATAGGGGCACTTTTTCAAGTGCCACCTTTACTTGCGTCTCTAAATGTATTTGGGGCACTACCTAAGGGCACTTCtcaagtgccactaaatccaattaggggcacttctcaagtgccactaaatccaattagtGGCATTTCtaaagtgccactaaatccaactaggggcacttctaaaagtgccactaaatccaactaggggcactttgccaagtgccactaaatcgaattaggggcactttgccaagtgccactatatccaattaggggcactttgccaagtgccactaaatccaattaaGGGTACTTTGAGATGTGCCCCAAAACCTATTTTGTGGCACTTTCCAAAATTCCTCAAGAACCATTTCATGTGCTGCTCACTGT includes these proteins:
- the LOC124675340 gene encoding putative cell wall protein, encoding MAKSASLLILAVLVAAACFAQLGSAARGVPAEKPVAAAADAVKRPETFQEATVLIPGIGRYELGTHYRPDLGGLDHSIPAAANGQFLPGADDTWVPNPGFEVPNPFRPGSESP